In Psychrobacter ciconiae, the genomic window CATTGACCGCACCTTGTCACAGTTGCCATCAGCAAAATCGCCTGTACTGCTCATCGATTATGAATACTATGTGTCGGTTCAGGACAGCCCAGCCCAGCCCCTACTAAAACAGCTTATCGCTCAAAAATCTGTGGCTAAAATCCTGATGAGCATGAAGGCTGAGCGCGGTATTCCCTCGGCACTATTAGAGCAGTTTGATGGTTTTTTAAACAAGCCAATTGATGTTGCGCGTCTATTGTCTGAGCTGACCCGATTAACCCAAGCTTTTCCTGAACTGACGCCCGATAGTCCAGAGCCTCAATCTAACGATGCCATCAACTTTGAGTCAAAAGCGCCGTCGCCACAAGACAATGCCCAGCCCAAAGCCGATGCAACCGCCCCGCCGCCACTGATTTTAATTGTTGAGGACAACATCACCAACCAAAAAATCACCAAAAAAATGCTTGAAAAACTGGGCTATCGCAGCCTTTTGGCCGAAGACGGTCAACAAGCCTTAGAGGTGCTTGCCGATCACCGCCAAGACATTGCGCTGATTTTAATGGATTACCGGATGCCGGTGATGGACGGTCTTGAGGCAACCAAAGCCATCCGCGCGATGGGCGATGACATCATCATCATCGCCTTAACCGCCAACAACAGCGATGAGGACAAAGCAGCTTGTTTGGCGGTCGGTATGAACGAGTTTTTAGCAAAGCCTGTCAATAAAGCTCAGCTGCAAACCGTTTTGGAAAAGTTATTGCCAAGCCAAAATTAAGCAAAAAGTAATGACGCCAATGATCAGTTACTAGCTAATAATCAATAGCCAATAAGTATTAGCCAGTAACCACTAACCAATCGTTATTTTAAAAACCCATTTTCTGCCAAAAAAGATTCTGAAATCTTTGACTGCGGCGCACTTACCAACGCATCTTTATTGAGCAAGCGCTCTAAATAGCGGGCGACGATGTCCACCTCAATATTGACCAAGCTTCCTACTTGCCAATGTTTATCAATATTGGTCACCTGAGCGGTATGCGGAATGATGTTTAAGCAAACGATATTGCCTTTCACCAGATTGGTGGTCAGGCTGATGCCATCGACAGTGATTGAGCCTTTGGTGGCAGTGAATCGTGCCAAATCGCTTGGGATTTCGATTTCAAAATAAATAGATCGCGCGTCTTGCTGACGCTGTTTCACAACGCCAACACCATCCACATGACCGGCGACAATATGCCCCCCAAAGCGGGTGGTTGGCAGCATCGCTTTTTCTAAATTGACCATTGACCCTGACTTTAGCTCATTTAGCGCCGTTCGGGCGATAGTTTCACGTGAAACATCGACTGAATAACTTTGGTGATTGACGGCAACGACCGTCAAGCAGATGCCATTAGAAGCGATAGAGTCACCAAGCGCCACGTCACTAAAATCCAGTGTTGGTGCGTCAATGGTCAGGCGAATGTCGCCACCGGTGGGCTGAAGGGCTTTGACAACGCCCACACTTTCAATAATCCCAGTAAACATATTCGTTTTGCCCCATCAGGTTTATGAGTAATTCTATTAATAATTTGCTAATTTTTGGATAACATTGTGGATAACTTTTTAAAATAACCAAATCATTCTTAAAAAAAAGCTTAAATCAAGAGTTATCCACAGTGTTTCTATAATTTTATAATTTCAATGCCAACCTAAATTTACAACTAGGTCGTTGATTAATATAATAAAAATTTTATAAAATTAGTTTTTAGCTATTTTTGGTTTCATGTGAAACCAAGTTATCCACAGCTTTTAGGTTCCATGTGAAACCTATCAAAGTTATCCCTAGCTAACATTGGATAACTCCTTAAAGTGGTTTTAATATGAATTTTAAGTCTTTATCTAGCTTTTCAATGCTTATTAAATTAAAGCAAATCTGCTCAGACAAGTGCTCAAAGGTCAAATCTACCATCGGTCGCCCTGTAGCGCCCAGCAAGCAAGGTGCTTGATAAACTATCACTTCATCGACCAATCCTTGCGCTAAAAAGCTTGCGGCAACGCTAGCCCCAGCTTCGACCAAAATATCATAGCACTGATGCTCTTGAACCAAACTGCCAAGCAGAGCTTTTAAGTCATCGTTTCGGTAATAAAGCGTTTCAGGGTTTTGGCAAAGATGGTAAGGGGAGTTCTCAGCAAATCCTAGGCGCTCACGGCGGTCTAAAATTACCACTTTAGGCGTTGGAATGTCCTCAAGATTGACCCCCATCGGGGCAGTGCGCACATTTAATTGCGGGTTGTCTTGAATGACTGTTTCGCTTCCGGTGATGATGGCGCCGCTTTTGGCGCGAAGGCTTTGCACATCAAGCCGCGCAGCCGTTCCGGTAATCCATTTCGACTCGCCGCTTTTCATGGCGGTTCGACCGTCAAGACTTGTGGCGATTTTTAGGCGAACATAAGGCAGGTTTTGGCGCATGGCTTTTAAAAAGCCTTGATTGAGCGCTTCTGCAAGTTCGGTTAATACACCGACGGTGACCTCAATGCCCGCGTTTTCAAGCAGTTTGACGCCGCGACCGGCAACTTTTGGGTTAGGGTCAAGCCCTGCAATGACCACGCGGCGAACACCGGCGTCAATCAGCGCTTTGGCACAAGGCGGCGTTCGACCGGTATGACTGCACGGCTCAAGGGTGACGTAGGCAGTAGCGCCGTTCGCTAACTTGCCTGAATCTTGTAGCGCAAAGACTTCAGCGTGCGGCATTCCTGCCTTTGGATGAAAGCCTTTGCCTATAACCTTATCTTCTTTGACGATCACGCAGCCGACCGCCGGATTGGGGCGCGCGGTAAATTGTCCAAGCTTGGCTTGCTCTATCGCCAGTGTCATAAAATAATTATCACAAGCGGCGCGTGGGTCGGTTTTTTCAGTTTTGCCACTGGTAAACGTCATAGTTATTCCTTTATTTAACGGCAAAGCTATCGCTGATTACAAAGTCGCCATCAGCTTTTATCTGGGCGAATATTCGCAAGCTCTTGATGAAAGGCATCAATATCTTGAAAGTCGCGGTAAACGCTGGCAAAGCGAACGTAAGCGACATCGTCCAAGCTTTTAAGCTCGCTCATAATGATCTCCCCTAGCACCTTGCTGCTAATTTCGCGCTCGCCCATTTGCCGAACACGCTTTTCAATTCGGCTGATCATTGCCTCTTGCTCATCAATGGTGATGGGGCGTTTTTGCAATGGCAGCATGATAGAGCGGCGCAGTTTATCGCTGTCATAAGGCTCAATTTTGCTGCTTGATTTGATGATTCTCGGCATCACTACCTCGACCATCTCAAAGGTGGTAAAGCGCTCTTGGCAGCTGCTACAAACGCGGCGGCGGCGAACTTGAGCGCCTTCTGCGGCAAGCCTTGAGTCAATAACTTTGGTTTCTGACGCGTTACAATAAGGACAATGCATCCTGCTGCTCCAAAAGAATGTGCTCCAAAAATGGGGGCTTTAAAATAAGCCGCAATAGGATACTATTTACCAATACAAAAGCTGCTAAAAATCTTGCCAAGTAAATCATCAGCACTAAACTCGCCAGTGATTTCGCCTAAGCTTAATTGCGCTTGCCGCAAGCTTTCGGCAACCAACTCGCCGGCTTGAAATACAGTCAACTGTTCGTGAGCTTGAGATAAATGCCCTGCGGTTCGTTTAAGGGCATCAATATGCCGCGTTCGAGCGATCAAGCTATTTTCTGGCGGATGAAAGCCGACTTTATCACAAAGCTTTTCGATTAAGACATCTATCCCTGAATTGGTTTCACATGAAACATAAACCGGCGCAAGGGCATCTTTTTCAATATTCTCTTTATTTAATAGCTCAACATCTTGACTTAGTAAATCACTTTTATTAGCGACAATAAGTAAGCGTTTGGTATCCAAATCTTTGCCAAACAGCGCTTTTGCCAACTCAAGCGGCGAACCACCGGCAATATCAATATCGCCAGTAACATCATAAACCAGCAGCAAAATATCAGCCGAACCAATTGCCTGTCGCGCGCGTTCAATGCCAATGCGTTCGACCGTGTCACTGGTATCACGAAGCCCTGCCGTATCGGTCAGATGCAGCGTCAAACCATTTAACACCACCGTTTCTTGCAAGGTGTCGCGCGTTGTTCCGGCAACATCGGTCACGATAGCGCGCTCTTGACCTGCCAGCCGATTTAGCAAGCTTGATTTGCCGGCGTTTGGTCGTCCCGCGAGCACCACGTGGATACCATCGCGAAGCAGCTGACCCTGTTTTGCCGTGGCTAATATCTGCTCAATCTGCGCTTGAGCGGCTTCAAGTTTGCTTAAAATAACGCCATCGGATAAAAAATCCACATCCTCTTCATCAGGAAAATCAATGGCAGCTTCCACATAAAGACGAAGTTCAATCAATTGAGATAACAGCGTATTAATTTTTTGGGAAAACTCACCGGTTAATGAGCGAATGGCGCTGTTTGCTGCCGCCACACTGGTCGCATCGATGGCATCGGCAATGGCTTCTGCTTGCACCAAATCCAGCTTATCATTATCAAATGCCCGATAAGAAAACTCCCCTGCCGCCGCCTGAACTGCGCCCAACTCAAACACCCGCGCTAGCAGCTGATTTTGCAAAATCATACCGCCGTGACCTTGGATTTCAATCACATCCTCGCCGGTAAACGAGTTTGGCGCTTGAAAATAAAGCAGCAACCCTTCGTCAATGAGCGTACCATTATCACCATAACAGCGGCAAAAGTAAGCGTGTCGCGGTTTAAAACTATCGCGACCGGTCAAGGCTTTGGCAATGGCTAGGGCTTTTGTTCCCGACAGTCGAATGACCCCAACGCCGCCGCGACCAATCGGCGTGGCAATTGCCGCAATCGTCGGTAAACTTAAGCTTGCATCAATCATCATCACGCCCACCCAAAGCCAAAACCCTTATTATAGTCGCCAAAACCCAACTCACCAAATAATCTTCAGCTTAAAAAATTTCCAATAAAAAACCACCGCTAAAGCGATGGTCTTTTTTATTGAAGAATCAAACTAATCGAGAACTTTTACCGTTCGGTGTTTTTGTTCTTCTTCCACTTTTCGGTTGACAATATACTGCTGAGTCATACTAAACAAGTTGTTCACCGTCCAGTAAAGCACAAGACCGGCTGGGAAAAACAGCATAAACACGGTAAAGACGATCGGCAAAATCTTCATCACTTTGGCTTGCATCGGATCAGTCGGCTGCGGGTTAAGCTGCTGCTGAATGAACATCGAAGCACCCATAAGTAGCGGCAAAATAAACCAAGGATCCATGGCAGATAAGTCCTGAATCCATAAGATCCACGGCGCATGACGCAGCTCAATACTTTCAACCAAGACCCAATACAGCGCTAAGAAGATCGGCATTTGCATCAAAATGGGCAAACAGCCTGCCATCGGATTGACTTTTTCTTCTTTATAGATGTTCATCATCTCTTGCGACATCTTCATGCGATCGTCGCCGTGCTCTTCTTTGAGCGCTTGCAATCGTGGCGCAATGGCACGCATTTTTGCCATCGAATAGTAGCTTTTGTTAGAAAACCACATCAAGGCAATCTTAACCAAAATGGTGAGCACAATAATCGACCAGCCCCAGTTGCCAATCACCTTGTGAATGCCATCAAGTAGCGCAAACAAGACTTTTGAAATTGGCCACAATAGACCGTAATCCACCGTTTTATTCAGTCCAACGGCGACATCTTTAAGCTCTGATTGAACTTTAGGTCCTGCATAAAGGGTCGCGCTAAGCGTTGCTTGCTTATTTGGCGCCACATTCATCGGTTGACTGTTAAAGCCGATAAAGTAATCACCTCCATTTTCGCGAGCAAAAAACTGACCCTTAAAGTTGTTCGGCGTCCAAGCAGAAACAAAATAATGCTGAACGATGCCCACCCAGCCTTTGTCGCTGGTCACGTTTAAATCGCTGCTGCCAAACTTACCAAATTTAAGCTTATTATAAGGATCATCGGGCGTTCCCCAAGCACCACCAAGATAAGTCGCCATACTCAGCGCGCCTTTGTCCGACATGCCAGGGTCTTTGCTGTCATCGCGCTTTAACTGCGCGAACAGTTGACCTTGCCATGGCGACTGGCTGCGGTTTTGGATTTGGTAGCTGACATCAATGGGGTATTTATTTTGGGTAAAAGTAAAGGTTTTAACAATCGTGACGCCATCTTTTTCATAGGTTAACGGCACTGACAACGTTTGCTGATTCGGCTGCATGGTGTAGTTGCTTGCCGCATACTGATAAGTTGCGCGACCTTCGGCGGTATCAATACCATTGACCCCAATCAACCCCGACTGCGCGACATAAACGCGGTTTTGGTCATTTTCGAGCAAGACAAACGGCGTGTCGCTATTGAGCGTCGCATCGTGCTGCTTAAGCGCGGCGTAAACAATGTCACCGCCTTCAGGATTGATTTTGATGTCATAGCGATCAGTCGTCACCGTAATCAACCCGCCATCACGGGCAGTTTGAGCGACAACATCGGCGCTGCCTGCGCTAGGCTGTGACTGCGCTGGAATATCCCCTGTTGCCCCTTGGGTCGTTGGAATGTCTGAGCCTGCTTGAGTTACCGTTTGTTGCACAGCTTCTGTCGCTGGCGCATCGGCATAATCATCTCGCCACGCTAAAATCAGCAGATAAGCGGTGATGAGCATCGCAATGATGATCATAAGCCGAAGTATCTTTTGCATAAACCTATCCTACAGTGAAAAATTTGAGCTTAAGCCAAGAACTATTAACATCCGATCACAAATTGCCAGTTTGTATCTTAATCTTGTCCTAAAATGGTCGTTATTTTACTAAAATTTACCGTTAAATGATACTTATACAGCCTTTTGTCGCAATTTAGGTCGTAACATTTCTTGTCTAGCCCTTGAAAAACATCAGCTTTTACTTTCTTGCCCAAGCCATAAATTCAGTTGTGCTTGATAACTGGTGTTGTCTTTAAGCACTCCCACGTGTATAGCCTGATTTTTTTTCACAGGATAATAAATAAAGCGATCTAGTGGTAATGGCACAAAATCAATCCCATGACCACCAAAAGGCTGACATCGTGCCAATCGCTTTAATAACAAACCACTACCTTTGATACCACCGTGCCAATCAAGCGCCTGTTTGCCATAATTGGAACAGGTTGGATAATAACGGCATCGTGCAGGAATAATAGGACTAATAAAAAACTGATAAAAAACTATTGCTTTTTTAACAAAGACAAAAATATGTTTTTCTAAACTTTTTAAAATTTTCATTTATTAATTTTTTTTAATTTTTTTAAATATATTATTTATTTGATTTTTTAATTCTTTATTATCTAAATCAGAAATGGAATTTTTAACAATAAATACGATATCTTTATTATTAAGTTGGTGCGCCTGAAGCCGAAATTGCTCACGGATTTGGCGTTTTAAGCGATTACGAGCTACCGCTGTTGGAACACGGCGCTTAGTAATTGCCATACCAATACGGGGCATTTGAGCGTCATTTGGGCGAATAAATGCCATAAGATGACTTTGATGCAATTTACGCTCAGGCGCATCAAAGACTGCTTTAAATTCAGTGCTGCTTAGTAGGCGCTGTGACTTAGTAAAGCGTGCGTCTACGCCATTTACAAGCGTTTTAGGGGCTATTTGATTGGAGGATTGAGGCATGATATCAACCTTGATGAAAGTAGTGGCAAAACTGACAATGGGTGAAGATTGTCGGAAGCAAAAAAAAGCGCCGAAATGGGCGCTTTTAAAATAACAGTCTATCAAAATTAGGAATGACTAGGAGTAAGTTGAAACTATCCAATCGCAATGCTATGTGACAATGGCGGCGAAAAAGATGATCAGCAATCCTAGACGGTCAAACGATGACGACCTTTAGCACGGCGGCGTGCTAAGACCTGACGACCTTTTTTAGTAGCCATACGAGCACGGAAACCGTGAGTACGCTTACGTTTAATCACGCTTGGCTGGAATGTACGTTTCATAACTCACCTATCAAATAATGGGACTCAATTCGTAATAGCGCAAAATTATATCACGCGGCTTTTTTTTGGTCAATCAATTAAATTCTTGAATCCTAACCTTAAATTTCTTGTTTTTCATTGGAGTTTGAAAATCAACTGCTGATTACCATCTGTCAAAACCGTATTTTTTAGCTGAAATTTGTCAAAAAACGCGTTTTTCAATAATAATAAGGTTTATTAATATAATATATCTTGTTGTTGTTGGTACCTTGATTTTCTGTGGTTAAGTCGTTATTTCTATTAATTATCAAAAGGTTACGCTATGGGTAACCCTGTGGATATCTTGTGGATGAATTGTGGGTAACTCGACTTTTATTATTGACTGAAAGTTATCCCCAAAGTTATTCACAGGGTTATCCCCAAGGTTATCCACAGAAAATGGCTATGTTATCCACAGGCAAATTATGCTAGATTGTCACGCCAAAATGCCTTATGAGCTGATCAAAAAATGACAATTGCTGCTGTAATATTTGTACCGCTAAGGAAAGAGTTATCATGATAGACACCACGCTAATTTGGGATAAATGCCTAGAAGACTTACGTTATAGCGTCAAAGATAATGTCTTTACTATGTGGCTACGACCCTTGTCTGCCAAGCAAGAAGGCAAAAATTTAATCATTCGTGCCCCTAATGATTATTTTGTTGCTTATATCCAAAAGCATCACTTAGCCGACATCAAAACGCTTGCTCTCAAACACAGCCAAGGTGAGATTGAGGAGGTGATTGCTTGTGTTGATAACCATCAAAATGCAGCGCCCTTTGTTGAGGCTTCAGCTTACGATACTGAAGAGATTCCAAAGAATATCATTGATGATAAAGTTCCTAAAATCAACGAGATAGACAGGAGTTTTGCTCAAGCGGTCGCTGATGATGCGGCAGAAGCCAAGTCGTTAAGCTATCTAAACCCAGAGTTTACTTTTGATACGTTTGTGACCGGAAAGTCCAACCAGCTAGCTTACAAGGCATGTTTTGAGTTGAGCAAACGTCAGCCAAAGAATCGCCACAATCCATTATTTATTTATGGACCTTCTGGATTAGGAAAAACGCATTTAATGCATTCAGTAGCAGATTGCTATGTCAAAATGAATAAGAGTTTTTATTATTTCACTTCTGAGAAATTTATTAATCAATTGGTTTATTCATTAAGAAATAATAAAGTCGAAGCTTTTAAGAAAAAAATAAAAAAGGTAGATTTGTTAATTGTTGATGATATTCATGTCTTAGCAGGAAAAACCAAAAGCAGCAATGAGTTTTTAACTTTGTTTGCTGATTTTACGAGTGGTGATAAGCAGTTGATTTTGGCATCTGATCGCCATCCTTCACAAATGACAGAATTTGATGAGCGCTTTCGGTCGCGCTTTTCTTGGGGATTGACAGTTGCCGTTGAGCCGCCGGAAATCGATACGCGGATGCAGATTTTGCAAAAAAAGGCAGCACTGCATCAAATGGTGTTGCCAAGAGAGTGTGCGTTATTTATTGCGCAAAACGTGGTTTCTAATGTTAGGCGGCTTGAGGGGGCGCTCAATCAAGTATTTGCCAATGCCAATTTGACCGGAGCGCCGATCACCCTTGAGATGGTTCAGTTTGCGCTCAAGGATGTGGTCGCGATGCGTGTTCAGGCGGTCAATATGGACAACATCCGTAAGGTGGTGGCGGAATATTACAATGTCAGTGTCAAAGACATCATGGGTCGCAAACGCACGCGGCAGATTGCTAGACCAAGACAGATTGCTATGGCGCTGGCTCGGGAGTTGACGGGGGATAGTTTTCCGGATATTGGTCAGTCGTTTGGCGGTCGTGATCATACGACAGTGATGCATGCTTGTGATAAAGTTGCCGAGCTGCGGGCTTGCGACCCGAACATTGATAAGGATTACAAAGCGCTGTCGCTCATGCTACAAGCAGGCTGACGCAAGCTTTGTCATGGTATCCACGCAAAGTTTGCGCTTATTTTTGAAGCATTGTGCTATAATTCAGGGTTAGCCAGTTGCTGTTAAAGGGTTGTTATAAAACCCTGTGTTCATTTCACCAAATGTTTATGATAAAGGGCTTGTCAAATGCAGTTATCGATCAATCGAGAAGCGTTATTAAAAGCGGTTAATCTGATCGCAAAGGCGGCAGACCGGCGTCATAATATGGTGATTTTAGGCAATATCAAGCTCGTGCTTACGCCTGAAAGGTTGGTATTAACGGCGTCTGATTTAGAAGTCGAGTTAAAAGCCACGCTTAAGCTGCCTGAAGGCGCTTGTATTCAAGAGGGGTCAACGACCCTACCTGCTATCAAGCTGGTAGAGATTTGTCGATCGATACCTAAAGACTCGGTGATTAATTTTCGCTCACTAGACCACGCCCGCTGCTTGATATCAAGTGGCAACAGTAAATTTACTTTAGGCTCATTACCTGCTGATGACTTCCCTCTTTTGGGCAGTCCTAATGAAATCACATCGATAAATATTCGCTTGACCACTCTTACAGATTTGATTCACAAAACTCAGTTTGCGATGGCGATTCAAGACGTTCGCTATTATTTGACAGGAATGTTATTTGACATTATCAATGAGCAGCTCACCACGGTGGCAACTGATGGTCATAGATTGGCCTTAGCTCGTGGCGTGATTACCACTGATAATCCAACACAAATGCAAGCCATATTGCCTCGAAAGCCGGTATTAGAATTGCAGCGGCTCCTCGAGGGGATGGAACGCGAAATCAAAGATGAAATTAAAAAGAGAAAACTTACCGCTGAAGTTAATAGTGAATTGAAATTCAGCTTTGGTCGTGAGTTTTTACGGGCAGAAATTCCTTTTGGTGAGTTCAATGAGATGACTGAGTTAGGTGATGACCTTATCATCACGTTAACTGCCCGTTTGATTGATGGTAAATTTCCCGATTATAAGCGGGTCATTCCAAGCAGCAGCGATAAGCGGGCGCTATTGAATAAAGATACCTTAAGTGAGGTGCTGCGCCGCGTTGCTATTTTAAGTAATGAAAAATCGCGCGGGGTCGTTTTTAGTTTTGCCCCCGATGGTAGCGTTGAAGTTCGCGCCAATAACGCTGAACAGGACGAGGCGGTTGAGGTACTGCAAAGCAAGTATCAAGGCGAGGCTATTGAGTTGTCGTTTAACGCCGCTTATTTGCAAGATGTGCTTTCGGTCATCTCAGGCGATGTTCAGCTGCAAATGAGCCAATCAAATGCCTCAGTGCTCGTCAATCAGTTCGGCGATGAGTTGCACCAGTTCGTTATCATGCCAATGCGCCTTTAATTAAACGATTGAAAAAATGGCGATGTGCTTATGATTGAGCGCTTACAAATCAGCCACCTGCGCAATTTAACTCAGGTTCAGCTTGCCTTAAAATCATGCAATGTGATCATCGGCGCCAATGGCAGCGGCAAAACGTCGCTTCTTGAAGCCATTTTTTTATTATCACGCGGCAAAAGCTTTCGGCATCACCAGCCCAAACGCTATATTGAGCACCACCAAAGCTCGGTGACGGTATTTTCCAGCCTTGTAGATGGCTCAAGCCTTGCCATTCAAAAACAGCTTGATGCAACCACCAGTTTGCGGATTAACTATAGCAACGTTTACAACCAAAGCGCTTTGACAGCAAAACTACCAACCTTGCTGATTGACCCTTCCTCAATGGAAATGCTTGAGCAAGGCAGCACCAATCGGCGACAATTGCTCGATTGGCTCGTGTTTCACATGAAACCTGGCTTTCACCCGCAGTGGCTTGCGTATCAGCGGTTGCTCAAACAGCGCAATCAATTGCTTAAACAGCCCAAACCCTTATCCAAAGCGCAATTGAGCGAGCTTCGAGCTTGGGATCAAGGCCTTTCTAACCATGCCGCGCTGATTGACCATTATCGGCAACAAGTTTTTGAAGCTTGGCAGCCTTATTTTCAAGACATTATTGCCAAGCTTTTACCTAAATATGCGGCGCAATTGAGCTTAAGCTATACGGCAGGATTTGA contains:
- the recF gene encoding DNA replication/repair protein RecF (All proteins in this family for which functions are known are DNA-binding proteins that assist the filamentation of RecA onto DNA for the initiation of recombination or recombinational repair.); this encodes MIERLQISHLRNLTQVQLALKSCNVIIGANGSGKTSLLEAIFLLSRGKSFRHHQPKRYIEHHQSSVTVFSSLVDGSSLAIQKQLDATTSLRINYSNVYNQSALTAKLPTLLIDPSSMEMLEQGSTNRRQLLDWLVFHMKPGFHPQWLAYQRLLKQRNQLLKQPKPLSKAQLSELRAWDQGLSNHAALIDHYRQQVFEAWQPYFQDIIAKLLPKYAAQLSLSYTAGFDSQLPLDEQLAKRLDQDLKLGYSRIGSHRADVHVHWHSKSIEKSEDNEAPTVTTETKIIKEQAANVLSRGEKKLLITALKLSQLPLLTQNPVKATEPSAVPMVLIDDITAELDDRAIHILLDTLSKLPCQLFITSLSDEILPLIKKYCSEPKLFHVKHGQVSDFSLDS